The following are encoded in a window of Mycobacterium sp. ELW1 genomic DNA:
- a CDS encoding glutamate--cysteine ligase, which yields MSHCVPSPSNTTFGVEEEFLLVEHGSGVPFGHNLAVIEAARAQGLTLTTEFASCQVETDTSVHTSSADLRAELVQLRRVAARAAASVGARLLPVAVPPIGTAPFTLTDSSRFEWITESFGSLTYGQVICGCHVHVGMPDRETALQVGNFIRLWLPSLLALTANSAVYAGFDTGYASWRAVQQTGWPVSGPPPYFRSVEHFDEVAAVLHETGAVLDERMLYWDIRPSSHLATIEVRVADVAATVDEAVTFATLVRALAITALGELESGRTAPEIGTETLVAAKWKAAHDGLTGQGYDVREGRITSAREVLQSLIRWVAPALEELGDYDGVCESVERRFADGNGAVRQRRALHRGGGLTALVAELAVPAESEDPVGVP from the coding sequence GTGAGCCATTGCGTGCCGTCGCCGTCGAACACGACCTTCGGGGTGGAGGAGGAGTTCCTGCTCGTCGAGCACGGCTCCGGTGTGCCTTTCGGACACAACCTGGCAGTCATCGAAGCAGCTCGTGCGCAGGGCCTGACCTTGACGACCGAATTCGCCAGCTGCCAAGTCGAGACCGACACCTCGGTGCACACCTCGTCGGCCGATCTTCGCGCGGAGCTGGTGCAGTTGCGCAGGGTTGCCGCACGCGCCGCGGCCAGCGTCGGCGCGCGGCTGTTGCCGGTCGCGGTGCCGCCAATCGGGACGGCGCCGTTCACACTCACCGACAGCTCCCGATTCGAGTGGATTACCGAGTCGTTCGGGAGTTTGACGTATGGCCAGGTGATCTGCGGCTGCCATGTCCACGTCGGTATGCCGGATCGCGAAACCGCCCTCCAGGTGGGCAATTTCATCCGGCTTTGGTTGCCTTCTCTGTTGGCGCTCACGGCGAATTCGGCGGTCTACGCCGGCTTTGACACCGGTTACGCGAGCTGGCGCGCGGTCCAGCAGACGGGCTGGCCGGTCTCAGGCCCGCCGCCCTACTTCCGATCGGTCGAACACTTCGACGAAGTGGCAGCTGTGCTGCACGAGACGGGGGCGGTCCTCGACGAACGCATGCTGTATTGGGATATCCGTCCGTCGAGCCACCTAGCGACGATCGAGGTTCGGGTTGCTGATGTCGCGGCGACGGTCGATGAAGCCGTCACATTCGCAACCCTGGTGCGAGCACTGGCGATCACCGCACTGGGCGAGCTCGAATCCGGACGCACGGCGCCGGAGATCGGCACCGAAACGCTGGTGGCCGCCAAGTGGAAGGCTGCCCACGACGGCCTTACCGGTCAGGGGTACGACGTGCGCGAAGGTCGGATAACCTCGGCGCGCGAGGTCCTGCAGTCACTAATCAGGTGGGTTGCGCCCGCGCTCGAAGAGCTCGGTGACTACGACGGCGTCTGTGAGTCAGTGGAGCGGCGCTTCGCCGACGGAAACGGCGCCGTCCGGCAGCGCAGGGCTCTTCATCGAGGTGGAGGATTGACCGCGCTGGTCGCAGAACTGGCCGTCCCGGCCGAATCGGAAGACCCGGTCGGCGTGCCCTGA
- a CDS encoding family 2A encapsulin nanocompartment cargo protein cysteine desulfurase, whose product MSTSEYRSVDAEGELPISEAELAALANQLFAASFRPGNDSPPQTAQPAPRGNVPDTTAAASYASPAVPGSPVAPPVILTEAPNVTLPPPSSPGPEPIPPQTVPAGPRGNAPGVTAPPHLGDFAVPAGIVPTVPGVLAGTRVTAPVAPRGSAPAWPTGVPVVPEIPVGAPTPTGDEANYYFASPAPALPEPVPHLPDRHGIFDVNAIRADFPILRETVNGKPLIWFDNAATTQKPQAVIDRLAYFYAHENSNIHRAAHELAARATDAYEEARDTVRRFIGAAKSEQIIFVRGTTEAINLVAYSWGGKHLGPGDEIVITHLEHHANIVPWQIISQKTGAILKVAPVDDAGNLLLSEFEDLLGPRTKLVAATQVSNALGTVTPVHKIVELGHRYGARVLIDGAQSIPHIPIDVGQTGADFFVFSGHKIFGPTGIGVLYGTEEALAETPPWQGGGNMIADVTIERSLYQGPPNKFEAGTGNIADAVGLGEALRYVERVGIERIAAYEHALLEYATPRLADIAGVRLVGTADEKASVLSFVLAGHEPLEVGKALNAEGIAVRAGHHCAQPILRRLGLEATVRPSFAFYNTFDEIDVFIDAVRRIAEGGAPSSGG is encoded by the coding sequence ATGAGTACAAGTGAGTATCGATCGGTAGACGCCGAGGGCGAGCTCCCGATCAGCGAGGCCGAACTGGCAGCGTTGGCCAACCAGCTGTTCGCGGCCAGCTTCCGGCCCGGTAACGACAGCCCACCGCAGACGGCCCAGCCGGCTCCGCGCGGCAATGTCCCGGACACGACGGCCGCCGCGTCCTACGCTTCGCCCGCAGTGCCGGGGTCACCGGTGGCGCCTCCCGTCATACTCACCGAAGCACCCAATGTGACACTGCCGCCGCCGAGTTCTCCTGGGCCCGAACCGATTCCGCCGCAAACTGTGCCGGCCGGCCCGCGCGGCAACGCGCCGGGTGTGACCGCACCTCCGCACCTTGGCGACTTCGCGGTACCCGCCGGGATCGTTCCGACGGTCCCCGGGGTGCTGGCCGGAACGAGGGTGACGGCACCGGTGGCGCCCCGCGGTTCGGCGCCGGCGTGGCCGACCGGCGTTCCGGTCGTCCCCGAGATTCCGGTCGGGGCGCCCACCCCGACGGGTGACGAGGCGAACTACTACTTCGCCTCGCCGGCGCCGGCACTGCCCGAGCCGGTGCCGCACCTGCCGGACCGGCACGGGATCTTCGACGTCAACGCGATCCGCGCCGACTTCCCGATTCTGCGTGAGACCGTCAACGGCAAGCCGCTGATCTGGTTCGACAACGCCGCCACTACTCAGAAGCCGCAGGCCGTCATCGACCGGCTGGCGTACTTCTACGCTCACGAGAACTCGAACATCCACCGCGCCGCTCACGAGCTGGCGGCTCGGGCCACCGATGCCTACGAGGAAGCCCGCGACACCGTCCGCCGCTTCATCGGCGCAGCCAAGTCCGAGCAGATCATCTTCGTGCGCGGCACCACCGAGGCGATCAACCTGGTGGCTTATTCATGGGGCGGCAAACACCTGGGGCCGGGCGACGAGATTGTCATCACCCACCTCGAACATCACGCCAATATCGTTCCGTGGCAGATCATTTCGCAGAAGACCGGAGCGATCCTCAAGGTCGCACCGGTAGACGACGCGGGCAACCTGCTCCTCAGCGAGTTCGAGGACCTGCTGGGCCCGCGGACCAAACTGGTCGCAGCCACCCAGGTGTCGAACGCGTTGGGCACGGTCACCCCGGTGCACAAGATCGTCGAACTGGGCCACCGCTACGGCGCCCGGGTGCTCATCGACGGCGCCCAGTCGATCCCCCACATCCCGATCGACGTCGGCCAGACCGGTGCGGACTTCTTCGTGTTCTCCGGGCACAAGATCTTCGGCCCCACCGGGATCGGGGTGCTGTACGGGACCGAGGAGGCACTGGCCGAAACCCCGCCGTGGCAGGGCGGCGGCAACATGATCGCCGACGTCACGATCGAGCGCTCGCTGTACCAGGGGCCGCCCAACAAGTTCGAGGCCGGGACGGGCAACATCGCCGACGCCGTCGGTCTCGGGGAAGCGCTGCGCTACGTCGAGCGGGTGGGCATCGAGCGGATCGCCGCCTACGAGCACGCGTTGCTGGAGTACGCCACCCCGCGGCTGGCCGATATCGCCGGCGTGCGCCTGGTCGGCACCGCCGACGAGAAGGCCAGCGTGCTGTCGTTCGTGCTGGCCGGACACGAGCCTCTGGAGGTCGGCAAGGCGCTCAACGCCGAGGGCATCGCGGTGCGAGCCGGCCACCACTGCGCCCAGCCGATCCTGCGTCGACTCGGACTGGAGGCCACGGTTCGGCCGTCGTTCGCCTTCTACAACACCTTCGACGAGATCGACGTCTTCATCGATGCGGTGCGCCGCATCGCCGAAGGTGGGGCGCCAAGCAGCGGCGGCTGA
- a CDS encoding family 2A encapsulin nanocompartment shell protein — protein sequence MTSAQNESQALGGAAARQLANATKTVPQLETITPRFLLHLLSWVPVEAGIYRVNRVVNPERVAIHAEVGGESLEDPLPQTYVDYQTSPRELTLRAISTLLDVHTRVSDLYSSPHDQIAQQLRLTIETIKERQESELINNAEYGLLSQVTPEQTIETLGGAPTPDDLDALLTKVWKTPAFFLTHPLGVAAFGREATFRGVPPPVVNLFGAQFITWRGIPIVPSDKVPVEDGKTKFILVRTGEERQGVVGLFQPGLVGEQAPGLSVRFTGINRSGIASYLVTQYSSLAVLTDDALAVLDGAAVDQFHEYK from the coding sequence ATGACGTCGGCTCAGAACGAATCGCAGGCACTCGGCGGTGCGGCCGCCCGGCAGCTCGCCAACGCCACCAAGACCGTCCCGCAGCTCGAGACGATCACTCCCCGCTTTCTGCTGCACCTCCTGAGTTGGGTTCCCGTCGAGGCCGGCATCTATCGGGTGAACCGGGTGGTCAACCCGGAGCGGGTGGCCATCCACGCCGAGGTCGGCGGCGAGAGCCTCGAAGACCCGCTGCCGCAGACGTACGTCGATTACCAGACCAGCCCGCGCGAACTCACGCTGCGGGCCATCTCGACGCTGCTCGACGTGCACACCCGGGTGTCGGATCTGTACTCCAGCCCGCATGACCAGATCGCCCAGCAGCTGCGCCTGACGATCGAAACGATCAAGGAACGTCAGGAATCCGAGCTGATCAACAACGCCGAGTACGGGCTGCTGTCACAGGTGACGCCCGAGCAGACCATCGAGACGCTCGGCGGTGCCCCGACTCCCGACGACCTGGACGCGTTGCTCACCAAGGTGTGGAAGACGCCCGCCTTCTTCCTGACCCACCCGCTCGGGGTGGCCGCGTTCGGTCGGGAGGCCACCTTCCGCGGCGTTCCGCCGCCAGTGGTCAACCTGTTCGGCGCGCAGTTCATCACGTGGCGCGGCATCCCGATCGTGCCCAGCGACAAGGTGCCCGTCGAGGACGGCAAGACCAAGTTCATCCTGGTGCGCACCGGCGAGGAGCGCCAAGGTGTGGTCGGCCTGTTCCAGCCGGGCCTGGTCGGCGAGCAGGCACCGGGTCTGTCGGTGCGGTTCACCGGCATCAACCGCTCCGGGATCGCCTCGTATCTGGTGACCCAGTACTCCTCGCTGGCCGTGCTGACCGATGATGCGCTGGCCGTGCTGGACGGTGCCGCGGTGGACCAGTTCCATGAGTACAAGTGA
- a CDS encoding TQXA domain-containing protein, whose product MQSLSLLAPVPVAVQRRTQSTPAADLSRMTRYRGGTYSHTVDTIVFTDGTAARTDLIRLNPNIEAYSLDFGGVAPTRPSRYRADTWAAVPHVQARAHEAEVDWILRNSYPALSTKELSHDLRAAGYPLGSRNITEHEAIAGTQAAIWNLVNGLELDNRPLNVPVRTVERAGGVLVEFDGGRQLAGYEADVTAAAGAELMLQKSGDGEAWQDVVGSRVTVAAGGGRVTKSLGVGSTVAHRRYGHPGGGYRYYRLVADGVATITNLTFRLADSGLYRNAAAVVHLYDHLLAGARAARHAAVTPSLMAADAVVTPAGLVGPFRLVTSDAATVTVAGGHSVVDADGALITEPVVPHHDFFLRVSSHGGAVTLTVEIPGDPRGFGGRVITGVARDEVAGTYTPLALAVPVQHVVEFEIEWAGSDR is encoded by the coding sequence ATGCAATCCCTGTCTTTGCTCGCCCCGGTGCCGGTGGCTGTCCAGCGGCGAACACAATCGACTCCGGCAGCCGACCTGTCGCGGATGACCCGGTATCGCGGGGGCACCTACTCGCACACCGTCGACACCATCGTGTTCACCGACGGCACGGCCGCGCGGACCGATCTGATCCGGCTGAATCCCAACATCGAGGCGTACTCGCTCGACTTCGGCGGGGTCGCGCCGACCCGGCCGTCGCGCTATCGCGCCGACACCTGGGCGGCGGTGCCGCATGTGCAGGCCCGCGCGCACGAGGCCGAAGTCGACTGGATCCTGCGCAACTCCTACCCGGCGCTGTCGACCAAGGAACTCAGCCACGACCTGCGCGCCGCCGGCTACCCACTCGGGTCGCGCAACATCACCGAGCACGAGGCCATCGCCGGCACCCAGGCCGCGATCTGGAATCTGGTGAACGGGCTGGAACTGGACAACCGGCCGCTCAACGTTCCCGTGCGCACCGTCGAGCGCGCCGGCGGGGTTCTCGTCGAATTCGACGGGGGGCGCCAACTCGCCGGCTACGAAGCCGACGTCACCGCTGCCGCGGGTGCGGAGCTGATGTTGCAGAAGTCCGGTGACGGTGAGGCCTGGCAAGACGTCGTCGGATCCCGCGTGACCGTGGCCGCCGGTGGTGGGCGAGTGACGAAGTCGTTGGGCGTGGGAAGTACGGTCGCCCACCGCCGATATGGCCACCCGGGCGGGGGCTACCGGTACTACCGGCTGGTGGCCGACGGGGTCGCCACCATCACGAATCTGACGTTTCGCCTTGCCGATTCAGGCCTGTACCGCAATGCCGCAGCAGTCGTTCACCTCTACGACCATCTGCTTGCCGGTGCCCGGGCCGCGCGACATGCCGCGGTCACGCCCTCGTTGATGGCCGCGGATGCCGTCGTCACCCCGGCGGGTCTGGTCGGGCCGTTCCGGTTGGTCACCTCAGACGCTGCAACGGTGACGGTGGCCGGTGGGCACAGCGTGGTGGATGCCGACGGCGCCCTCATCACCGAACCAGTTGTCCCACATCACGATTTCTTCCTGCGGGTGTCGTCACACGGTGGGGCCGTCACGCTCACGGTCGAAATTCCCGGTGATCCACGGGGATTTGGCGGGCGGGTGATCACCGGAGTGGCGCGCGACGAGGTTGCCGGCACCTACACGCCGCTGGCGCTGGCGGTCCCCGTCCAGCATGTCGTTGAGTTCGAAATCGAGTGGGCCGGTTCAGATCGCTGA
- a CDS encoding SfnB family sulfur acquisition oxidoreductase: MTATSACPVLSEASAITVARDLAADFAIGAAGRDRDRELPFAEIDRLSASGLLAITVPGAYGGAGLPASAVAEVVRILATADPNIAQIPHSHFVYINLLRLAGSDEQLRHHADLILRGARIANAQSERSSATVADIATTVRPAGGRFRIDGAKYYCTGSLFADTLAVLTRLDDPDGESGLADGQYVAFLPADTPGVRIVDDWQALGQRTTGSGTVIFDGVLVEEYALVARAPAVNAPTGYGAFAQLLHAAIDAGIARGALEAAASFVREKSRPWFEAGVAHAGDDPLLIQRFGELAVLVQAAEAALTVAGAKVDDAPAAEASLAVAGAKILADNAANEVTGALFEVSGTRSAAAELNLDHFWRNARTHTLHDPVRWKYQHIGRAVLHGTPPPLHSAI; the protein is encoded by the coding sequence ATGACCGCCACCTCTGCCTGTCCGGTCCTGTCGGAGGCATCTGCGATCACGGTGGCCAGGGATCTCGCCGCCGATTTCGCCATCGGTGCTGCCGGACGCGACCGTGATCGCGAGTTGCCATTCGCCGAGATCGACCGGCTGTCGGCCAGCGGTCTGTTGGCCATCACGGTGCCCGGCGCCTACGGCGGGGCGGGACTGCCGGCCAGTGCGGTCGCCGAGGTGGTCCGCATCCTGGCCACCGCGGATCCGAACATCGCCCAGATCCCGCACAGCCATTTCGTGTACATCAACCTGCTGCGGTTGGCCGGATCGGATGAACAACTGCGACATCACGCGGACCTGATCCTGCGCGGCGCCCGGATCGCCAACGCACAGTCCGAACGCAGCAGCGCGACGGTCGCCGACATCGCGACCACCGTTCGCCCGGCCGGCGGCCGGTTTCGGATCGACGGCGCCAAGTACTACTGCACCGGCTCGTTGTTCGCCGACACCCTGGCCGTGCTGACCCGCCTCGACGATCCGGACGGTGAAAGCGGTTTGGCCGACGGTCAATACGTCGCCTTCCTGCCCGCCGACACCCCCGGGGTGCGGATCGTCGACGATTGGCAGGCATTGGGCCAGCGGACCACCGGTAGCGGAACGGTCATCTTCGACGGCGTGCTGGTCGAAGAATACGCGCTTGTCGCCCGCGCTCCGGCGGTCAACGCCCCGACCGGCTACGGCGCGTTCGCCCAGCTTCTGCACGCCGCGATCGACGCCGGCATCGCACGAGGTGCGTTGGAGGCGGCCGCGTCCTTCGTTCGGGAGAAGAGCAGACCGTGGTTCGAGGCCGGGGTGGCGCACGCCGGCGACGATCCCCTGCTGATCCAGCGGTTCGGTGAATTGGCGGTTCTGGTTCAGGCCGCCGAGGCCGCACTCACCGTCGCCGGCGCCAAGGTCGATGACGCGCCAGCGGCGGAGGCCTCGCTGGCCGTCGCGGGCGCCAAGATCCTGGCTGACAACGCTGCCAACGAGGTCACCGGCGCACTGTTCGAGGTCAGCGGAACCCGCAGCGCCGCGGCCGAGCTCAATCTCGACCATTTCTGGCGCAATGCCCGAACCCACACGCTCCACGATCCGGTGCGGTGGAAGTATCAGCACATCGGCCGGGCAGTTCTGCACGGCACACCACCACCGCTGCATTCAGCGATCTGA
- a CDS encoding ABC transporter ATP-binding protein translates to MSSPSRTTVPAPASASHTDGGIHIRGVEHRYGTTTALGPLDLDVEPGSFLVLVGASGCGKSTLLRLIAGFESPTGGELTVSGRRPVPGQTAGVVFQQPRLFPWRTVGGNVELALKYAGTSRERRAERRDELLSRVGLKDIAHRKIWEISGGQQQRVAIARALASERPETSLLLLDEPFAALDALTRERLQEDVRQVSAESGRTTVFVTHSADEAAFLGSRIVVLTHRPGRIALDLSVDLPRSGIDADELRRSSEYVRLRQEVSRAVKAAAVEPA, encoded by the coding sequence ATGTCATCGCCCAGTAGGACCACGGTGCCGGCCCCGGCGTCGGCGTCGCACACCGACGGCGGGATCCACATTCGCGGTGTCGAGCACCGCTACGGCACCACGACGGCGCTGGGCCCGCTGGATCTCGACGTGGAACCCGGCTCGTTCCTGGTCCTCGTCGGCGCATCGGGATGCGGGAAGAGCACCCTGCTGCGGCTGATCGCCGGATTCGAATCGCCCACCGGCGGTGAGCTGACGGTGTCGGGCCGTCGCCCGGTCCCGGGCCAGACAGCCGGCGTGGTGTTTCAGCAGCCGCGGCTGTTTCCATGGCGCACGGTCGGCGGCAACGTGGAGCTGGCATTGAAGTACGCCGGCACCTCGCGTGAGCGGCGGGCCGAACGGCGCGACGAACTGCTCAGCAGGGTGGGCCTGAAAGACATTGCGCACCGCAAGATCTGGGAGATCAGCGGTGGTCAGCAGCAGCGTGTCGCGATCGCGCGGGCGCTGGCCTCCGAACGCCCCGAGACCTCCCTGCTGCTGCTCGACGAGCCGTTCGCCGCGCTGGACGCGCTGACCCGGGAGCGGCTGCAGGAGGACGTCCGCCAGGTCAGCGCGGAATCCGGCCGCACCACCGTGTTCGTGACGCACAGTGCCGACGAGGCCGCGTTCCTGGGATCGCGCATCGTGGTGCTCACCCACCGCCCCGGCCGCATCGCCCTGGACCTGTCGGTGGACCTACCCCGCAGCGGGATCGACGCCGACGAACTGCGCCGTAGCTCCGAATACGTCCGGCTGCGCCAGGAAGTCAGCCGAGCGGTCAAGGCCGCGGCGGTCGAACCGGCATGA
- a CDS encoding ABC transporter substrate-binding protein — protein MTYKKFITLAAAAITMIAMAGCSVDHSNSQAGKPTLRLGYQTFPSGDLIVKNNRWLEDALPDYNIKWVKFDSGADVNTAFIAKELDFGALGSSPVARGLSAPLNIPYSVAFVLDVAGDNEALVARNGSGINAIADLKGKRVATPFASTAHYSLLAALAQNGLSPKDVQLIDLQPQAILAAWERGDIEAAYTWLPTLDQLRKTGKDLITSRQLATDGKPTLDLGVVSNQFAKDHPEVVDIWRKQEARALTVIHSDPAAAAKAIAAEIGLSPADVEGQLKQGVYLTPQEVASPQWLGSQGNPGNIATNLQSASQFLAEQKQIPAAAPLTTFQNAIYTQGLPNVIAQ, from the coding sequence ATGACCTACAAGAAGTTCATCACCCTGGCTGCCGCCGCCATCACCATGATCGCGATGGCCGGCTGCTCGGTTGATCACTCGAATTCGCAGGCAGGCAAGCCCACGCTGCGCCTCGGCTACCAGACCTTCCCCAGCGGCGATCTGATCGTCAAGAACAACCGGTGGCTGGAAGACGCGCTGCCGGACTACAACATCAAGTGGGTGAAGTTCGACTCCGGCGCCGACGTCAACACCGCATTCATCGCCAAGGAACTGGACTTCGGCGCGCTGGGCTCCAGCCCCGTCGCCCGCGGACTGTCTGCGCCGCTGAACATCCCGTACAGCGTGGCGTTCGTTCTGGACGTCGCCGGTGACAACGAGGCTCTGGTCGCCCGAAACGGCAGCGGCATCAACGCGATCGCCGACCTCAAGGGCAAGCGGGTGGCCACCCCGTTCGCCTCGACCGCGCACTACAGTCTGCTGGCCGCACTGGCCCAGAATGGGTTGTCGCCCAAAGATGTTCAGCTGATCGATCTGCAGCCGCAGGCAATCCTGGCGGCGTGGGAACGCGGTGACATCGAAGCCGCCTACACCTGGTTGCCGACGCTGGATCAGCTCCGCAAAACCGGCAAGGATCTGATCACCAGTCGCCAGTTGGCCACCGACGGCAAGCCGACCCTGGACCTCGGGGTGGTGTCCAACCAGTTCGCGAAGGACCACCCCGAAGTCGTCGACATCTGGCGCAAGCAGGAAGCCAGGGCGCTGACGGTCATCCACAGCGATCCGGCCGCCGCGGCGAAGGCCATTGCCGCCGAGATCGGTTTGTCGCCGGCCGATGTCGAGGGTCAACTCAAGCAGGGCGTGTACCTGACGCCGCAAGAGGTCGCGTCCCCGCAGTGGCTGGGCAGCCAGGGCAATCCCGGCAACATCGCGACCAACCTGCAGAGCGCGTCCCAGTTCCTGGCCGAGCAGAAGCAGATCCCGGCCGCGGCACCCCTCACGACATTCCAGAACGCCATCTACACCCAGGGACTACCGAATGTCATCGCCCAGTAG
- a CDS encoding ABC transporter permease, whose product MSVFVDVAPAGAAGPPVAARWPSWVTRLGLPLLSLLVFFGVWQLAAASEIWNQTFVPYPITVWHAFVDVSTTHDGTRGYAGYLLWEHLYMTLRRVGAGVVIGVAAGVGLGLLMGSIPWVRSVLEPWLTFLRALPPLAYFFLLVIWLGIDEAPKVTLLALAALPPAAVATTAAVVAVPVSLVEAARALGASRRDVVRDIVIPSALPETFTGIRLAVGMAYSSVVAAELFNGIPGIGGLVKDASNYNNTPVVLVGIFAIGISGLVIDGLLRTVERRAVPWRGKV is encoded by the coding sequence GTGTCTGTATTCGTCGACGTCGCGCCCGCCGGCGCCGCCGGCCCCCCGGTGGCCGCCCGGTGGCCGTCCTGGGTGACCCGCCTCGGTCTCCCCTTGTTGTCGCTGCTGGTGTTCTTCGGCGTTTGGCAGCTTGCAGCCGCCAGTGAAATCTGGAATCAGACCTTCGTGCCGTATCCGATCACGGTGTGGCACGCCTTCGTCGACGTCTCGACCACCCATGACGGCACTCGTGGTTACGCCGGCTACCTGCTCTGGGAGCACCTGTACATGACGCTGCGCCGGGTGGGAGCCGGTGTGGTGATCGGTGTGGCCGCCGGGGTCGGGCTGGGCCTGCTGATGGGCTCCATCCCCTGGGTTCGCAGTGTGCTGGAGCCGTGGCTGACCTTCCTGCGTGCGTTGCCGCCGCTGGCCTACTTCTTCCTGCTCGTCATCTGGCTCGGCATCGACGAGGCGCCCAAGGTCACGCTGCTGGCACTGGCGGCCTTGCCGCCGGCGGCCGTCGCCACCACCGCGGCCGTCGTCGCCGTTCCGGTCAGCTTGGTGGAAGCGGCCCGCGCGCTTGGGGCCTCACGCCGCGATGTCGTGCGCGACATCGTGATTCCGTCGGCGTTGCCGGAGACCTTCACCGGAATCCGGCTGGCCGTCGGCATGGCGTACTCATCGGTTGTCGCCGCCGAACTGTTCAACGGCATCCCCGGTATCGGCGGCCTGGTCAAGGACGCCAGTAACTACAACAACACCCCCGTCGTGCTGGTCGGCATCTTCGCGATCGGCATCTCGGGGCTCGTGATCGACGGTCTGCTGCGCACTGTCGAGCGTCGCGCCGTCCCCTGGAGAGGAAAGGTATGA
- a CDS encoding glutamine synthetase family protein, translating to MTQDAESELLRGLHDGSLTEIEVAWSDPFGHAAGKRIPAQQFIDRAKHGFAFCEAALGWNTDGTVIDGLRLTNWDDGYPDVHAIPDFSTYKPLPWRTGVGHVISDIVRPDGTPSLLDPRGVLRRVIARLGSLGYTAKVGVEFEFYLLNPDGSPIQDDIHAYSLENANGLDPLLSDLHDTLGGFIRLEGIQTEYGPGQVETNLVYTDALAAADDGARLKYATKEVARKHGKVASFMPKPFSEHSGSSAHLHISLWRDDEPAFASVDGEEGELTLLAIAGLLEHLPSITLFGAHSVNSYRRYTPDSFAPDTVNWSRDNRSAAIRSLVEDPPSASRIELRSGASDANPYWLIASALAAVVAGLEAGRAPAAAGTGNLYGKGSPLPESLGTSLALPAQDDTILEILGRDSVLDFISIARSEWQAYTAHVSDWERQRYLTTS from the coding sequence GTGACGCAGGACGCCGAGTCCGAGCTGCTGCGCGGCCTGCACGACGGCTCGCTGACCGAGATCGAGGTCGCCTGGAGCGACCCGTTCGGCCACGCCGCCGGAAAGCGGATCCCCGCACAGCAGTTCATCGACCGTGCCAAGCACGGGTTCGCGTTCTGTGAGGCCGCCCTCGGATGGAATACCGACGGGACGGTGATCGACGGGCTGCGGCTGACCAACTGGGACGACGGCTATCCCGACGTCCATGCGATCCCCGATTTCTCGACCTACAAGCCGCTGCCGTGGCGCACCGGTGTCGGCCACGTGATCTCCGACATCGTCCGCCCGGACGGCACACCCTCGCTGCTCGATCCGCGCGGTGTCCTGCGCCGGGTGATCGCCCGACTGGGGTCGCTGGGCTATACCGCGAAGGTGGGCGTCGAGTTCGAGTTCTATCTGCTGAATCCCGACGGCTCACCGATTCAGGACGACATCCACGCCTATTCGCTGGAGAACGCCAACGGGCTGGATCCGCTGCTGTCCGACCTGCACGACACCCTCGGCGGATTCATCCGGCTGGAAGGCATCCAGACCGAATACGGGCCGGGTCAGGTCGAGACCAACCTGGTCTACACCGACGCCCTGGCGGCCGCCGACGACGGCGCACGGCTGAAGTACGCCACCAAGGAGGTGGCCCGCAAGCACGGCAAGGTGGCCAGCTTCATGCCCAAGCCGTTCTCGGAGCACTCGGGAAGCTCGGCGCACCTGCACATCTCGCTGTGGCGCGACGACGAACCGGCCTTCGCCTCGGTGGACGGCGAAGAGGGCGAACTGACCCTGCTCGCGATCGCCGGCCTACTCGAGCACCTGCCGTCGATCACCTTGTTCGGGGCGCACTCGGTCAACTCGTACCGCCGCTACACGCCCGATTCGTTCGCTCCCGACACGGTGAACTGGAGCCGGGACAACCGCAGCGCGGCCATCCGTTCACTCGTCGAAGATCCCCCGAGCGCCAGCCGCATCGAATTGCGTTCGGGCGCTTCGGATGCCAACCCGTACTGGCTGATCGCCTCTGCCCTTGCGGCGGTGGTGGCCGGCCTGGAAGCCGGCCGCGCGCCGGCGGCCGCCGGGACAGGCAACCTGTACGGCAAGGGGTCTCCGCTGCCGGAATCACTCGGTACGTCGCTGGCGTTGCCGGCACAGGACGACACGATCCTGGAGATCCTGGGCCGAGACTCGGTGCTCGACTTCATCTCGATCGCTCGCAGCGAATGGCAGGCCTACACGGCTCACGTCAGCGACTGGGAGCGTCAGCGCTACCTGACCACCTCATGA